One window of Gloeothece citriformis PCC 7424 genomic DNA carries:
- a CDS encoding tetratricopeptide repeat protein, which translates to MGRDEVLKQLEQQLQTSERVAISTLTGMGGIGKTELALQYALEDAKKSPEMRRYQGGICWLNGRGENIGSQLVRFIEKYLQITMPDEGTLEERVAIGWQRWTEGESLIIFDDVEEIKQIESYLPPQVPPPNKCFKVIITTRNQRISRNFALLAVGLLTLEDSIKLLASFIGENTINQDKAGAEALCQWLGYLPLAIELVGRYIRETEEDLATVLESLKALKLADESLNYPSDEIMTAKRGVTAAFELSWQRLSKSAQIFGMYLSLFALAPIPAEMLLPDENNRKQTEKDLRDLKNLSLINDIGDKIYEIHPLIWQYLRAKLGEFNEADSLKRYHCQLMAIIARKLGETPTKEDLEAFSPAIPHLALTAEELHPWLTDDDLIWPDVALGKFYQSQGLYGKAEPYYDDCLRITQTRFGAESFYVLLSFNNLATLYISQGKYKEAETILSQDLALTKFEKIEDFCVSRIVNNIAELYKKLGRYQEAEPLLIKALDLTKKSLGEEHYDIAVRLDNLADLYCCQGKYKEAEPLALQAFDLRKKLFGMEHPYITNSLNNLANLYFYQGRYEEAETFYLQSFELSKKIFGEENLDTVTSLQNLANFYLNQKNFKKAEIMCVKALELSQVFLDDEHPDIATIFNNIGLIYKMQEEYEKAENYYKKALKIRKNKLGEEHLDVARSFNNLASLYETQKRFDEAELLYHKALEIKKKRLGTENDSVAISFNNLAYLYRCQGKYAYAITNYQKAIAILQRVLPDNHPKIEECMNNYVTMLLEAPEGEVFPLISPEWQKIVLILKETFKTNNTNSPMKKSKSKKKPRKKGKGFGN; encoded by the coding sequence GGGAAAACGGAATTAGCCCTACAATATGCCCTTGAAGATGCCAAGAAATCCCCAGAAATGAGACGCTATCAAGGGGGAATTTGTTGGTTAAATGGACGAGGGGAAAATATTGGAAGTCAGCTTGTAAGGTTTATTGAAAAATATCTCCAGATAACAATGCCCGATGAAGGCACTTTAGAGGAACGGGTTGCTATCGGATGGCAGCGATGGACAGAGGGAGAAAGCCTGATTATTTTTGATGATGTTGAGGAAATTAAGCAAATTGAGTCTTATTTACCGCCCCAAGTTCCTCCCCCAAATAAGTGCTTTAAGGTGATTATTACTACTCGTAATCAGAGGATTAGCCGAAATTTTGCTCTTTTAGCGGTTGGATTATTGACTTTAGAAGACTCTATAAAATTATTAGCTTCTTTTATTGGGGAAAATACGATTAATCAAGATAAAGCGGGTGCTGAAGCTTTGTGTCAATGGTTGGGTTATCTGCCGTTAGCTATTGAGTTAGTGGGAAGATATATCAGGGAAACAGAGGAAGATTTAGCTACAGTGTTGGAAAGTTTAAAAGCCCTAAAATTAGCCGATGAAAGCCTAAATTATCCGAGTGATGAGATTATGACGGCTAAACGAGGGGTAACTGCTGCTTTCGAGTTGAGTTGGCAACGGTTGAGCAAATCTGCTCAAATTTTCGGGATGTATTTAAGTTTATTCGCCCTTGCGCCGATTCCTGCTGAGATGTTGCTGCCAGATGAGAATAATCGTAAGCAAACTGAGAAAGATTTACGAGATTTAAAAAATTTGAGTTTAATTAACGATATTGGTGATAAAATTTACGAAATTCATCCTTTAATCTGGCAATATTTAAGAGCAAAATTAGGGGAATTTAACGAAGCTGACAGCCTAAAACGTTACCATTGCCAATTAATGGCAATTATCGCTCGAAAACTGGGTGAAACACCAACAAAAGAAGATCTTGAAGCTTTTAGCCCTGCAATTCCCCATTTAGCGTTAACTGCTGAAGAACTTCATCCTTGGTTAACAGACGATGACTTAATTTGGCCTGATGTAGCATTGGGTAAATTTTACCAGAGTCAAGGCTTGTACGGGAAAGCAGAGCCTTATTATGATGATTGTCTTAGAATTACTCAAACTCGCTTCGGTGCAGAATCTTTCTATGTATTACTAAGTTTTAATAACCTCGCAACTTTATATATTTCTCAAGGGAAGTATAAAGAAGCTGAAACGATTTTAAGTCAAGATTTAGCTTTAACAAAATTTGAAAAAATAGAAGATTTTTGTGTAAGTCGTATTGTCAATAATATTGCTGAATTATATAAAAAATTGGGAAGATACCAAGAAGCAGAACCTTTGCTAATAAAGGCATTAGATCTTACAAAAAAGTCATTAGGAGAAGAACATTATGATATAGCTGTTAGATTGGATAATCTTGCTGATTTGTATTGTTGTCAAGGGAAATATAAAGAAGCAGAGCCTCTCGCACTGCAAGCATTTGATTTAAGAAAAAAACTATTTGGGATGGAACATCCATATATTACTAATAGTTTGAATAATCTTGCTAATTTGTACTTCTATCAAGGGAGATATGAAGAAGCAGAAACTTTTTATCTTCAATCTTTTGAACTGAGTAAAAAAATATTTGGAGAAGAAAACCTAGATACAGTTACCAGCCTTCAAAATTTAGCTAATTTTTATTTAAATCAAAAAAATTTTAAAAAAGCAGAAATAATGTGCGTTAAAGCTTTAGAGTTATCCCAAGTTTTTTTAGATGATGAACACCCCGACATAGCGACTATTTTTAATAATATTGGTCTTATATATAAAATGCAAGAAGAATATGAAAAAGCAGAAAATTATTATAAAAAAGCCTTAAAAATAAGAAAGAATAAACTAGGTGAAGAACATCTAGATGTAGCAAGAAGTTTCAATAATCTTGCTTCTTTATACGAAACTCAAAAAAGATTTGATGAAGCAGAGTTACTTTATCATAAAGCATTAGAAATAAAAAAGAAACGACTAGGAACAGAGAATGACTCAGTAGCAATCAGTTTCAATAATCTCGCATATTTATACCGTTGTCAAGGAAAATACGCCTATGCAATTACTAACTATCAAAAGGCGATCGCAATTTTACAACGGGTATTACCCGACAATCATCCCAAAATCGAAGAATGTATGAATAATTATGTTACTATGCTCCTAGAAGCACCAGAGGGAGAAGTTTTTCCGTTAATTTCTCCCGAATGGCAAAAGATAGTTTTAATTTTAAAAGAAACTTTTAAAACTAATAATACTAATTCCCCTATGAAAAAATCAAAATCAAAAAAGAAACCCCGTAAAAAAGGTAAAGGGTTTGGAAATTGA